The DNA region ATCCAGCTTGGGGAGTGAATTTAACAGCCCGCGCGTATAGGGATGGGCGGGCGAATTGATAACCTGGCGCACGGTGCCGGTTTCGACCAGGTTGCCGAGATACATGACCGCGACGCGATCCGCGGTTTGCGCGATGACACCGAGGTCGTGGGTGATGAACAGGATCGACATATGAAATTCTTCGACCAGGTCTTTCATCAATTCGATGACCTGGGCCTGGATGGTTACGTCAAGCGCGGTTGTCGGTTCATCGGCGATCAGCAACCTGGGCTTGGTCGACAGGGCCATCGCGATCATCGCGCGCTGGCGCATGCCGCCCGAAAATTCAAATGCGTATTGACCGAAGCGCTGCGCCGGTTCCGGGATGCCGACACGGGTTAGCATTTCGATCGAAATTTCCTTGGCCTCGGCCGGAGTCATGTTCGAATGAATCAGCAACTGCTCTACCATCTGGTCACCGATCGTAATCGCCGGCGCAAAACTCGCCATCGGTTCCTGGAAGATCATCGAGATTGCGCCGCCACGAATGAT from Gammaproteobacteria bacterium includes:
- a CDS encoding ABC transporter ATP-binding protein, translating into MTSPLISVKDLTLRFKTDEGLVTAVNNVSFDIAPGEVLGLVGESGSGKSVTAKALMMLNADNSVYDDNSHITLSLDGQDIEVLSLKRPQDQMIIRGGAISMIFQEPMASFAPAITIGDQMVEQLLIHSNMTPAEAKEISIEMLTRVGIPEPAQRFGQYAFEFSGGMRQRAMIAMALSTKPRLLIADEPTTALDVTIQAQVIELMKDLVEEFHMSILFITHDLGVIAQTADRVAVMYLGNLVETGTVRQVINSPAHPYTRGLLNSLPKLDDLEAPLTPVPGDIPSPLDRPSGCVFHTRCVESGAIAERCRTEIPVYTADSANHQVACHLATQGDQS